CTTGGGGCCTGCGGGCTTGTGCGTTCGTTGGAGAACACAAGAAGCCCGTCGGCGGTTGCGGCCCGTCGCATGCTGCGATGGCCCGACACACCGGGCGAAGTACGTAGTCGCCTTCGAAGGCAGTTTTTCGGGTATACCGGCCCTCCGAACGTCTTAGCCGAGGAGCGACCGAACGACGCCTCCTGGCCGAACTCTGGCGTCAGACCGATCCCAGAATCACACAGTTACTCCCATCGCTTCGAACTCTCCTATCCCGCAAGTCCACGTGGAACCTTTACTAGCGGCACCAAGGTTCCACACGAAACAACCCCGATCGCATCGCCAGGAACACGGCTTCGGCGCGGCTCTGCGCGCCGAGCTTTCGGCGAGCCTCATCGATGTAGTGATCGGCGGTCCGCGCTGAAATTCCCAGCTTCTCGCCGATCTCCCGGCTGGACTTTCCGTTCGCGGTCAAAGACAAG
The Cupriavidus basilensis DNA segment above includes these coding regions:
- a CDS encoding response regulator transcription factor; protein product: MLVEHEERADLEAVLIGHAKLHVLLDTRYMAAASAYFGNQRLTEREAQALSLTANGKSSREIGEKLGISARTADHYIDEARRKLGAQSRAEAVFLAMRSGLFRVEPWCR